A window of the Trichoderma asperellum chromosome 4, complete sequence genome harbors these coding sequences:
- a CDS encoding uncharacterized protein (EggNog:ENOG41~TransMembrane:4 (i12-31o43-63i75-97o103-120i)): MVGNRRRLVVLLSLYIGTNWVGNGIISYYLTPVLRSIGVTSPGQIILLTAGLAIWNLVIAFGAAINVERFGRRPLFFISIIGMLISYRFVTGLLAGFSTTKKSGLSIAVIPFLFLYYGFYDIAWTPLPVSYTAEILPFNLRTKGLAIFVSVGTATNAFNQFMNPVALQAMGWKYIHLHPCVLSRLFVHSIEEVSVIFDKRNGHIEKLNDLAMHAVEIHGNREEMAFEPKENISHVEKV, translated from the exons ATGGTTGGGAACCGAAGGCGTCTAGTTGTTCTCTTATCTCTTTATATAGGGACGAATTGGGTCGGCAACGGGATTATCTCCTA TTATCTTACGCCTGTCCTTCGCTCTATTGGAGTGACCTCTCCGGGACAAATCATACTTCTTACGGCTGGGTTGG CAATCTGGAACCTCGTCATCGCATTTGGCGCTGCCATAAATGTCGAGCGCTTTGGCCGTCgtcctctcttctttatcTCTATTATTGGCATGCTCATTTCCTACCGCTTTGTGACGGGGCTCTTGGCTGGATTTTCAACAACAAAGAAGTCTGGACTGAGTATTGCCGTTATCCCATTCTTGTTTCT CTACTACGGCTTTTACGACATCGCCTGGACACCGCTACCGGTCTCATACACGGCTGAGATTCTACCTTTCAACCTGCGTACAAAAGGTCTCGCCATCTTTGTTTCTGTTGGGACCGCCACAAACGCGTTCAATCAGTTTATGAATCCCGTAGCTTTACAAGCCATGGGATGGAAATA TATACATCTCCATCCTTGCGTTCTATCTCGTCTTTTCGTACATAGCATCGAAGAAGTCTCAGTGATATTTGACAAGCGAAATGGACACATCGAGAAACTGAATGACCTTGCAATGCACGCCGTCGAGATACATGGGAACCGCGAGGAGATGGCCTTTGAACCAAAGGAAAACATTTCTCACGTAGAAAAGGTCTGA